The following coding sequences are from one Oscillospiraceae bacterium window:
- a CDS encoding dihydrodipicolinate synthase family protein, translating to MSELLPDRKAIDMTKIPKPLHGVIPPMMTPLDKNENIDEAGTKRLIERCINGGVSGIFILGTMGEGQSLIDREKKKFIKISHDAVAGRVPLFAGVSAESHRKVMKNVENAIEAGADYIVVLPPYFFYASCRDEIIKYYKDIAKYSSIPLVIYNNPVMTGNKIDLDAFKELSEEKNIVGVKNSSGDFDFHMMLLREFENRNDFSVFSGVETMCDASMMMGSDGIVAGMASLTPEIFVALYNAAIAGDFKEAREIQKKLLEIMNGIYLDGYFAWQIGQKYALSLLGVCEPYHSTETRDLTAAEKLRIAETLKKFNIK from the coding sequence ATGTCCGAGCTGCTGCCGGACAGAAAGGCAATAGATATGACCAAGATACCCAAACCACTGCATGGCGTGATTCCGCCAATGATGACGCCTCTTGACAAAAACGAAAATATCGACGAAGCGGGAACAAAAAGGCTGATTGAACGCTGCATCAACGGCGGAGTGAGCGGAATATTCATATTAGGCACCATGGGTGAAGGGCAGAGCTTGATTGACAGAGAAAAGAAGAAATTTATCAAAATCTCGCACGACGCCGTCGCAGGACGCGTTCCGTTGTTTGCCGGAGTGTCAGCCGAAAGCCATCGAAAAGTGATGAAAAATGTAGAAAACGCAATAGAAGCAGGCGCTGACTATATAGTTGTGCTTCCTCCTTATTTTTTCTATGCTTCCTGCCGCGATGAAATAATAAAATATTATAAAGATATAGCTAAATATTCTTCGATTCCTCTGGTGATATACAACAATCCGGTTATGACCGGCAACAAGATCGATCTTGACGCCTTTAAAGAGCTAAGCGAAGAAAAAAATATAGTCGGAGTAAAAAACAGCAGCGGAGATTTTGATTTTCATATGATGCTCCTACGTGAATTCGAAAACAGGAACGATTTTTCTGTTTTCTCGGGAGTTGAGACAATGTGTGATGCGTCAATGATGATGGGCTCCGACGGAATCGTTGCCGGAATGGCAAGCCTTACGCCAGAAATTTTTGTTGCATTATACAATGCGGCAATAGCCGGGGATTTCAAAGAAGCACGCGAAATACAGAAAAAGCTGCTTGAAATAATGAACGGGATATACCTCGATGGCTATTTCGCATGGCAGATAGGACAGAAGTATGCGCTTTCTCTGCTCGGAGTCTGCGAGCCATATCATTCCACCGAAACCCGCGATCTCACGGCGGCCGAAAAGCTTCGCATAGCCGAAACTCTTAAAAAATTCAACATTAAATAA
- a CDS encoding TIGR00282 family metallophosphoesterase: MSIIKILAIGDIVGEAGLKFLSDTLGFVKKKYSADYIIANGENCAKYNGMECADADAMYNAGVDMITSGNHIWHKRDIYRYLDDKNAILRPANYPGDCPGHGWAIENACGMRILTMNLMGVVFLESLASPFETADAILKSAQGGYDLSILDFHAEATSEKIALARYLDGRVDVIFGTHTHVQTNDACILPGKTGYITDIGMTGVKDSVLGVDSKCSITRFLTKMPVRFDQAEGKCRISGALFSYDTALKQVVSVLAINEE, translated from the coding sequence ATGAGTATAATAAAAATTCTTGCAATCGGAGACATCGTCGGTGAAGCCGGCCTTAAATTCCTTTCAGATACACTTGGTTTCGTAAAGAAAAAATACTCCGCTGATTATATTATCGCCAATGGTGAAAATTGCGCGAAATACAACGGAATGGAATGTGCCGACGCAGACGCAATGTATAATGCCGGAGTCGATATGATAACCTCCGGCAATCATATATGGCATAAGCGTGATATTTATCGTTATCTTGACGACAAAAACGCGATATTGCGTCCTGCAAATTACCCCGGAGACTGCCCCGGGCACGGTTGGGCAATAGAAAACGCATGTGGCATGAGGATTCTGACAATGAATCTGATGGGCGTCGTCTTTCTCGAAAGCCTTGCGTCGCCGTTTGAAACTGCGGATGCCATATTGAAATCCGCGCAGGGTGGATACGATCTGTCTATTCTGGATTTCCATGCTGAGGCCACGTCGGAAAAAATCGCCCTTGCTCGGTATTTAGACGGAAGAGTTGATGTCATATTCGGCACACATACGCATGTACAGACAAACGATGCCTGCATTCTGCCGGGCAAAACAGGATATATAACGGATATCGGAATGACCGGAGTAAAGGATTCCGTGCTGGGCGTTGATTCCAAATGCAGCATAACACGATTTTTGACAAAAATGCCTGTCAGATTTGATCAGGCGGAAGGAAAATGCCGGATTTCCGGAGCTTTGTTCTCTTATGATACAGCATTGAAACAAGTCGTTTCTGTTCTTGCAATCAATGAAGAATAA
- the rny gene encoding ribonuclease Y, with product MELYEILICIAVAVATMAIGFFVGVTYRKRIAEAKIGSAEQHANRIVEEAAKAGEQKKKEALIEAKEEILRNKNDAERELKDRRLEVHKLEKRIVAKEENLDRKLDNLEKKDELINKRIKDIQDKEAEVEEIKAKQLKVLEEYSGLTGEQAKAYLVEKYESEARHDAAVKLVEIEQELKDTADEKAKNLITLSIQRCAASQVTESTVSVVVLPNDDMKGRIIGREGRNIRTIETLTGVDLIIDDTPEAITLSSFDPMRREIAKLSIEKLISDGRIHPARIEEAVDKSRKEVEAIIKQAGEQAVLSAGIHSMNSEMIKLLGKLKYRTSYGQNVLTHSLEVSYIAGMLADELGVDSMLARRAGLLHDIGKALNHEVEGSHTQLGVEIAKKYRENKDVIHAIEAHHNDVEPQTIIAVLVQAADAISAARPGARREDLESYIKRLEKLEEIANSYEGVEKSFAIQAGRELRLMVKPEVVNDENMVFIARDIVKKIENELEYPGQIKVHVIRESRAIEYAK from the coding sequence ATGGAATTATATGAAATATTGATATGTATTGCCGTTGCCGTCGCAACGATGGCTATCGGATTTTTTGTCGGAGTGACCTACAGAAAGCGCATAGCGGAGGCGAAGATCGGTTCCGCCGAGCAGCACGCAAACCGCATCGTTGAAGAGGCGGCAAAAGCCGGCGAGCAAAAGAAAAAAGAAGCTCTTATAGAGGCAAAAGAAGAAATTCTTAGAAACAAAAACGATGCAGAGCGGGAGCTCAAGGACAGACGTCTTGAGGTTCATAAGCTCGAAAAGCGCATAGTTGCAAAGGAAGAAAACCTTGACAGAAAGCTCGACAATCTTGAAAAGAAGGACGAGCTTATCAATAAAAGAATCAAGGATATCCAGGATAAGGAAGCCGAGGTTGAAGAAATCAAGGCAAAACAGCTCAAGGTTCTCGAAGAATATTCCGGGCTGACCGGCGAACAGGCAAAAGCGTACCTTGTTGAAAAGTACGAAAGCGAAGCCAGACACGACGCCGCCGTCAAGCTTGTTGAAATAGAACAGGAGCTCAAGGATACCGCCGATGAAAAGGCAAAGAATCTCATCACTCTTTCGATTCAGCGCTGCGCGGCCAGCCAGGTTACGGAATCAACCGTTTCCGTGGTTGTACTGCCCAACGATGATATGAAGGGACGTATAATCGGCCGCGAAGGACGCAATATAAGAACAATTGAAACTCTGACCGGAGTCGACCTTATAATCGACGATACACCCGAAGCTATAACGCTCTCAAGCTTTGATCCGATGAGAAGAGAAATTGCCAAGCTTTCCATAGAAAAGCTGATTTCCGACGGACGCATACATCCGGCCAGAATTGAGGAGGCCGTTGATAAATCACGCAAGGAAGTTGAAGCCATAATTAAACAGGCCGGAGAGCAGGCAGTGCTTTCGGCCGGTATTCACAGCATGAATTCCGAAATGATAAAGCTTCTCGGAAAATTGAAATACCGCACAAGCTACGGTCAGAATGTGCTGACACATTCTCTCGAGGTATCTTATATAGCCGGAATGCTTGCTGACGAGCTTGGCGTGGATTCTATGCTTGCACGCCGCGCTGGATTGCTGCATGATATCGGTAAGGCGCTAAATCACGAGGTTGAAGGCTCACATACACAGCTCGGAGTTGAGATAGCCAAAAAATACCGTGAAAACAAAGATGTAATTCATGCAATTGAGGCGCATCATAATGATGTCGAGCCTCAGACGATCATCGCCGTTCTCGTTCAGGCGGCCGATGCTATTTCGGCAGCACGCCCTGGCGCAAGGCGCGAGGATCTCGAATCATATATCAAGCGTCTTGAAAAGCTTGAGGAAATCGCAAACTCCTATGAAGGCGTTGAAAAGTCTTTTGCCATTCAGGCCGGCAGAGAACTCAGGCTCATGGTGAAGCCCGAAGTGGTGAACGACGAGAATATGGTGTTCATTGCGCGAGACATAGTTAAAAAAATAGAAAACGAGCTTGAGTATCCCGGACAGATTAAGGTCCATGTGATAAGAGAAAGCCGTGCCATCGAATACGCGAAATAA
- a CDS encoding DUF3267 domain-containing protein: MEVPEDYKLLRTVDLQNDKKAALLVNFAAIGISVVMIAAAILIRGIKETAYIYFTVGKAVIFIFSIIAYMVLHELTHGIFMRYYSGKKPKYGFTGLYAFAAADALFKKRQYIVIGLSPIVILGVLILALNIFLPQYFWSIYIIQILNVSGAAGDLYVMALLVGIKSDILVFDTGTAMRIYSKTEQ; encoded by the coding sequence ATGGAGGTTCCGGAGGACTATAAGCTGTTAAGGACGGTTGATCTGCAGAATGACAAAAAGGCCGCCCTTCTCGTGAATTTTGCGGCAATCGGGATATCGGTCGTTATGATCGCAGCCGCAATATTGATAAGGGGAATTAAAGAAACAGCTTATATTTACTTTACCGTCGGAAAAGCCGTCATATTTATATTTTCCATTATCGCGTATATGGTTCTGCATGAGCTTACGCACGGCATTTTTATGCGTTATTACAGCGGAAAAAAGCCGAAATACGGCTTTACCGGGTTATATGCCTTTGCCGCCGCCGATGCTCTGTTCAAAAAAAGGCAGTATATCGTCATTGGCTTATCTCCGATCGTCATACTCGGCGTATTGATATTGGCGCTGAATATATTTTTACCGCAATACTTCTGGAGTATTTATATCATACAGATATTGAACGTTTCGGGAGCGGCGGGAGACCTTTATGTTATGGCGCTGTTAGTCGGTATTAAAAGTGATATACTCGTTTTTGATACCGGGACGGCAATGCGAATCTATTCTAAAACGGAGCAATGA
- a CDS encoding AAC(3) family N-acetyltransferase yields the protein MTDKVVTKQDIVYGLEMADITKGDILLIHSALSAAGFVEGGADAVVDGFLSVVGEEGTVVMSTLTGWFAPFDPDKTPSAVGKISEAFRKHPGVRRSLHPVHSVAAWGKYAEYITSGHELCGTGCGENTPYEKIHALGGKAVLFGVDNDRDTIMHSLEEAIDAKYLRELDIPAPTYLTGEKTFTLKKFPPGHRDFLSVTPLLRRRGLLKESVVGSACVKVIDIKGMFALLMPILAEDPLLFICKNENCNSCNWSRKLYSGEEIDLTSYEKNHCDDINCEICVI from the coding sequence ATGACAGATAAAGTTGTCACAAAACAAGACATTGTATACGGGCTTGAAATGGCCGATATAACAAAAGGCGATATTTTGCTCATCCACAGCGCGCTTTCCGCCGCAGGATTTGTAGAAGGCGGAGCCGACGCGGTTGTCGACGGCTTTCTTTCGGTTGTCGGAGAGGAAGGCACGGTGGTCATGTCGACGCTGACCGGATGGTTCGCTCCGTTTGATCCCGATAAAACGCCTTCCGCCGTCGGAAAGATATCCGAGGCCTTCAGAAAGCATCCCGGTGTCAGACGCAGCCTTCATCCGGTGCATTCTGTCGCCGCGTGGGGAAAATACGCCGAATATATAACCTCCGGTCACGAGCTTTGCGGTACCGGCTGCGGCGAAAACACTCCGTATGAAAAGATACATGCCCTGGGAGGCAAGGCTGTGCTTTTCGGCGTTGATAACGACCGCGACACTATTATGCATTCGCTTGAAGAAGCGATTGACGCGAAATACCTGCGTGAGCTTGATATTCCCGCTCCGACCTACCTTACCGGGGAAAAAACCTTTACTTTAAAGAAGTTTCCTCCTGGTCATCGCGATTTTCTGTCCGTGACGCCGCTTTTGCGCCGCCGTGGTCTGCTCAAAGAATCTGTCGTCGGTTCTGCGTGCGTAAAAGTTATCGATATCAAGGGTATGTTTGCGCTGCTGATGCCGATTCTTGCCGAGGATCCCCTTTTGTTTATATGCAAAAACGAAAACTGCAATTCCTGTAATTGGTCAAGAAAGCTGTATTCCGGCGAAGAAATTGACCTCACAAGCTACGAAAAAAATCACTGTGATGATATAAACTGCGAAATATGCGTGATTTGA
- a CDS encoding cyclase family protein: MRITDITGEIANGIWNYGPPFPEYRLMPLPEVDWVKQKVYCEIFGGLHSQTGTYLETPAHYFGAASYPLMDVPAEKLCGIPLTLIMLGIPDTGGSRFGISAEMLENAVRRERIHENRAIIVGCGWGRKWFDADYLSASPFFKYDAVEWLVSKKPFLLGSDLPRWENLEKPEGFFDMFYRADILMLAPCVNLENIRGNNHSLTVLPLKVTGTSCAPCRAIVMSEDEGKTANDR, encoded by the coding sequence ATGCGAATTACGGATATAACCGGTGAAATCGCAAACGGAATATGGAATTACGGCCCTCCTTTTCCGGAATATCGGCTTATGCCGCTTCCGGAGGTCGATTGGGTCAAGCAAAAAGTTTATTGCGAGATATTCGGCGGGCTTCATTCCCAAACGGGGACATACCTTGAAACTCCCGCTCATTATTTCGGCGCCGCATCGTATCCTCTGATGGATGTTCCTGCGGAAAAGCTGTGCGGCATTCCTCTCACGCTGATAATGCTGGGTATTCCCGACACAGGGGGCTCCCGCTTCGGGATATCCGCCGAAATGCTTGAAAACGCTGTACGCAGGGAGAGAATTCACGAAAATCGAGCGATAATCGTCGGATGTGGCTGGGGAAGAAAATGGTTTGATGCGGATTACCTCTCCGCTTCTCCGTTTTTCAAATACGACGCAGTCGAGTGGCTTGTGTCTAAAAAGCCGTTTTTACTGGGCAGCGATTTGCCGCGCTGGGAAAATCTCGAAAAGCCGGAAGGCTTTTTTGACATGTTTTACCGTGCGGATATACTGATGCTTGCTCCGTGTGTAAATCTCGAAAACATCCGGGGAAATAATCACAGCCTTACCGTTCTCCCGCTGAAAGTAACGGGAACAAGCTGCGCTCCGTGTCGTGCGATTGTCATGTCGGAAGATGAGGGCAAAACAGCAAATGACAGATAA
- a CDS encoding leucine-rich repeat domain-containing protein — protein MKSLNDLNTKSLIALSPAMLLFILLILMCVFMSGYMEQKLKVIPDFLDISDDIALYDIVVEDDMIFGVYEKHVEVFEYMGLSDTVVIPALFNGLPVTGMRDFFPQVFDPRKQSQKIILSKGIKNFGFYNMNGCNYKEIVLPYTLKNLICEYKVRKYLTGTVKLKEFTIAGNVLMEYNGDDSDVVIPEGITCIASYAFFNKPVRSVVFPESLKYIEESAFSGTELSSVVLPDGLLKIGNSAFRECSKLKSTNLPESLQYIGHQAFISCSSLSSVTIPKKLDVFRADAFSDTPWYSSLKGFYVIAGNGLLIKSNVSYSKNMLMPEGIKKICCTVSSKYPYTVETITLPESCEYLGPEAFLGCCNLININCEKLKEIDEYAFSSCTSLRSIDLSSIEIIREFAFSYHANITVSKFPLTHKFVVGDIDILKHPMNIDSYKYLATSSFIRYNDAPWGLNEQTDNDFITSANGILCQYKGADETVVIPDNVKYISYGAFSDNQSIKQVIIGNNVRFIGQCSFLRCSNLESVKIPDGVVIIADGAFNGCTKLKDFEMPKSIIYIGKSAFQFCSSLKEISLPDGIRCIYDFSFHDCTSLEKIEFGQKTLEILSSAFSGCTSLKRLDFPDSIRSIGHESFSDCISLESVKLPKSLMYVEYRCFFNCQKLNDINFSNSIPYLNISAFEGTKFIEDMKNSNQYNVFAGNLLSFPTKEKSIIIPEGVKCIPTSLFYDNNNIERIVFPKSLVSIGESAFEDCKSLKSVDISASALKTLPNKCFWGCISLKNFIFNKSLESCSHSSFGNSGLNEYRLPVSLKFFIMPYLPIYHPSFDVNKKIYIFVSGKDTVIYFNDWNNKYINNYIIYAPSGSAAEKSAHEIGIEFIPTD, from the coding sequence ATGAAAAGTCTCAATGATCTTAATACAAAAAGCCTCATAGCACTCTCTCCTGCAATGCTTCTTTTTATCCTGCTTATTCTAATGTGCGTCTTCATGTCGGGTTATATGGAGCAAAAGCTTAAGGTTATTCCGGATTTTTTAGATATTTCGGATGATATCGCACTTTATGATATTGTCGTCGAGGATGATATGATTTTCGGAGTATATGAAAAACACGTAGAAGTATTTGAATATATGGGATTGAGTGACACAGTAGTAATCCCCGCATTATTCAATGGACTTCCCGTGACCGGAATGCGTGATTTTTTTCCGCAAGTTTTCGATCCCAGAAAGCAATCCCAAAAAATTATTCTCAGCAAAGGAATCAAAAACTTTGGGTTTTACAACATGAATGGCTGTAATTACAAAGAAATAGTTTTGCCATACACATTAAAGAATCTTATATGTGAATATAAAGTTAGAAAATACTTAACTGGAACTGTAAAATTGAAAGAATTTACGATTGCCGGAAACGTGCTTATGGAATACAATGGTGACGATTCAGATGTTGTCATTCCGGAAGGCATAACCTGTATTGCGAGCTATGCTTTTTTTAATAAACCGGTCAGAAGCGTTGTTTTTCCGGAATCACTCAAATATATAGAAGAATCTGCTTTCTCCGGAACAGAACTGTCGTCGGTTGTCCTTCCGGATGGCCTTCTCAAAATCGGAAACTCCGCATTCAGAGAATGCAGTAAGCTTAAGTCAACCAATCTGCCTGAATCGCTCCAATACATTGGTCACCAAGCGTTTATTTCATGTTCGTCTCTTTCATCTGTAACCATACCGAAAAAGCTCGATGTTTTTCGTGCAGACGCATTTTCAGATACACCATGGTATTCTTCATTGAAAGGTTTTTATGTCATAGCAGGCAACGGACTGTTAATTAAATCAAATGTTTCTTATAGTAAAAATATGTTGATGCCGGAAGGGATTAAAAAAATATGTTGCACTGTCTCTTCAAAATATCCATATACCGTCGAAACCATCACACTCCCCGAAAGCTGTGAATATTTAGGCCCCGAAGCTTTCTTGGGCTGTTGTAATCTAATAAATATAAATTGTGAAAAGCTCAAAGAAATCGATGAATATGCTTTTTCTTCTTGTACTTCGCTCCGGTCGATTGATCTTTCTTCTATAGAAATAATCAGAGAATTTGCATTTTCTTATCATGCCAATATTACGGTATCAAAATTCCCCTTAACACACAAATTTGTTGTAGGAGATATTGATATTTTAAAACATCCAATGAATATAGATTCATATAAATATCTTGCTACTTCATCATTTATTAGATACAATGACGCTCCCTGGGGTTTAAACGAACAGACCGATAATGATTTTATAACATCCGCGAACGGGATTCTCTGCCAATATAAAGGTGCGGATGAGACGGTTGTCATACCGGATAATGTAAAGTATATCTCATATGGAGCTTTCTCGGATAATCAATCAATAAAACAGGTAATAATTGGTAATAATGTTAGATTTATAGGTCAATGTTCTTTTTTACGTTGTTCAAATCTTGAATCAGTAAAAATCCCGGATGGAGTTGTTATTATCGCAGATGGTGCATTCAACGGTTGCACAAAGCTCAAGGATTTTGAAATGCCAAAATCTATAATCTATATAGGGAAATCAGCTTTTCAATTCTGTTCTTCCCTAAAAGAAATTTCTTTACCTGATGGAATAAGGTGTATTTATGACTTCTCATTTCATGATTGTACGTCTCTTGAAAAGATAGAGTTTGGCCAGAAAACGCTTGAAATACTCTCTTCTGCTTTCTCCGGCTGCACTTCACTTAAAAGGCTCGATTTTCCAGATTCAATCAGAAGCATCGGACATGAAAGTTTTTCCGACTGCATTTCTCTTGAATCCGTAAAATTGCCCAAATCATTAATGTATGTTGAGTATAGATGCTTTTTTAATTGCCAAAAACTAAATGATATAAATTTCTCCAATTCAATCCCGTATCTTAATATATCTGCTTTTGAAGGCACTAAGTTTATTGAAGACATGAAAAATTCTAATCAGTATAACGTTTTTGCCGGAAATCTATTGTCATTTCCAACTAAAGAAAAATCGATAATCATTCCGGAGGGAGTAAAATGCATACCGACAAGTCTGTTTTACGACAATAATAATATAGAACGCATAGTGTTTCCTAAATCTCTTGTTTCCATCGGAGAATCTGCATTTGAAGATTGTAAATCGTTGAAAAGCGTTGATATTTCCGCTTCTGCTTTAAAAACGCTGCCTAATAAATGTTTTTGGGGTTGCATTTCTCTCAAGAATTTCATTTTTAATAAGTCTCTTGAATCATGCTCGCATTCTTCTTTCGGTAATTCCGGCCTTAATGAGTATCGACTGCCCGTTTCTTTGAAATTCTTTATAATGCCATATCTTCCCATATATCATCCAAGTTTTGATGTTAATAAAAAGATTTACATTTTTGTATCCGGAAAAGATACAGTCATTTATTTTAATGACTGGAATAATAAATATATAAATAATTATATAATTTATGCTCCTTCAGGCTCAGCTGCTGAAAAATCTGCACATGAGATCGGCATTGAGTTTATTCCCACAGATTAA
- a CDS encoding PadR family transcriptional regulator: MNTQYKKGVLELCVMSLLKKHDCYGYEISEFLSDHIDIADGTVYPILRKLKSDGLLSTYLQEESGGPPRKYYALTKLGRETYENGRDEYLKFAKTIENFLEENTNEKE, from the coding sequence GTGAACACACAATATAAAAAGGGTGTGCTTGAGCTATGCGTAATGTCACTGTTAAAAAAGCATGACTGTTACGGATATGAGATTTCGGAATTTCTGTCCGATCACATCGACATAGCAGACGGCACGGTTTACCCTATTTTAAGGAAACTAAAAAGCGACGGCCTGCTTTCCACCTATCTGCAGGAAGAAAGCGGAGGCCCTCCCCGTAAATATTATGCCTTGACCAAGCTCGGGCGGGAAACATATGAAAATGGCCGGGATGAATACCTGAAGTTTGCAAAAACAATTGAAAATTTTTTGGAGGAAAATACAAATGAAAAAGAATGA
- a CDS encoding DUF1700 domain-containing protein, translating to MKKNEFLNMLMSELKKNNVAETDDIISEYEQHFAFKIADGFSEEEISAKLGNPVTLASQFESNSKAEKNYSKKIPTIIGLAFADIFAGIFIALLFAWEAILASVSLSFAAISICLFGGFNIYSLIPVMPYGCGLIFALSLAALAVLAAAGCIYFALFVRQIIRAYVRFHHNAISLASGNAALPPLAIHPQLCTKTKRRIRSITLFSLAIFASCFVLGMIVSMLSSGALGFWHAWGWFVQ from the coding sequence ATGAAAAAGAATGAATTTTTGAATATGCTCATGAGTGAGCTTAAAAAGAACAATGTTGCAGAAACCGATGATATCATTTCTGAGTATGAACAGCATTTTGCTTTTAAAATCGCTGACGGTTTTTCCGAAGAAGAAATTTCCGCAAAACTGGGTAATCCCGTAACATTGGCCTCCCAGTTCGAAAGCAATTCAAAAGCGGAGAAAAATTACAGTAAAAAAATCCCGACAATTATCGGATTGGCTTTCGCAGATATTTTTGCAGGAATATTTATTGCTTTACTTTTTGCATGGGAAGCGATTCTGGCCTCTGTTTCTCTGTCTTTCGCCGCGATTTCAATTTGTCTTTTCGGCGGATTCAATATCTATTCTCTTATTCCCGTCATGCCCTACGGATGCGGTTTGATTTTTGCCCTCTCCTTAGCCGCGTTGGCTGTGCTTGCGGCAGCGGGATGTATTTACTTTGCCTTGTTTGTACGTCAGATCATACGTGCTTATGTCCGCTTTCATCATAACGCCATATCCCTCGCTTCCGGGAACGCAGCTTTGCCTCCGCTTGCGATCCATCCTCAGCTTTGTACAAAAACCAAGCGTCGTATCAGAAGCATTACGCTTTTCTCTCTTGCAATATTCGCTTCATGCTTTGTCCTAGGTATGATTGTATCAATGCTCTCCTCCGGCGCTTTGGGCTTCTGGCACGCCTGGGGCTGGTTTGTACAGTAG
- a CDS encoding SDR family NAD(P)-dependent oxidoreductase, with translation MNTIIITGATSGIGLEIARILTRQKFMVIGVGHSKENCERAKEIILSENPAANITYFQADLMQQKEILQLSEKIAEYINSNCNGKLYALINNAGCVRSWYTTTDEGYEQQFALNYLAAFLLTNKLFPFLQETNGRVFMTGSGSHKGIKVHWDDIMLRHGYNPLTAYKQSKLCDILFAKGLNDRYALSGIHAYVVDPGLVNTDIGNKKTGGLVNFIWTLRKHHGVPPSVPAETYAFLCAQKEPPDGLYYYLCKEQTYSRQVTSENANRLFALSERLCGINYSEGGLT, from the coding sequence ATGAATACAATTATTATAACCGGAGCGACCTCCGGTATCGGTCTGGAGATCGCGCGTATTTTAACCCGGCAGAAATTCATGGTTATCGGCGTAGGCCACAGCAAAGAAAATTGCGAGCGGGCAAAAGAAATAATATTATCGGAGAATCCTGCCGCAAATATTACTTATTTTCAAGCTGATCTTATGCAACAAAAAGAAATTTTGCAGTTATCTGAAAAAATCGCCGAATATATTAATTCAAACTGCAATGGTAAATTATATGCGCTTATAAACAATGCGGGCTGTGTCCGAAGCTGGTATACGACTACGGACGAGGGGTATGAACAGCAATTCGCGCTTAATTACCTTGCCGCATTTTTATTAACCAATAAGCTGTTTCCGTTCCTGCAGGAAACGAACGGCAGGGTATTTATGACCGGAAGCGGATCCCATAAGGGAATAAAAGTGCATTGGGATGATATAATGCTCCGGCACGGCTACAATCCGCTGACTGCTTATAAGCAATCAAAGCTTTGCGATATATTGTTCGCAAAAGGCTTGAATGACCGTTACGCGCTTTCCGGTATTCATGCTTATGTAGTTGATCCCGGGCTTGTAAACACCGACATTGGCAACAAGAAAACCGGCGGACTTGTCAATTTCATATGGACACTGCGCAAGCATCATGGTGTACCGCCGTCGGTACCCGCAGAAACTTATGCGTTTCTTTGCGCGCAGAAAGAACCTCCGGACGGACTTTATTATTACCTATGTAAAGAGCAAACTTACAGCAGACAGGTTACATCTGAAAATGCAAACCGACTGTTCGCACTTAGCGAACGCCTTTGCGGAATTAATTACAGTGAAGGAGGACTGACATGA